One Solanum pennellii chromosome 9, SPENNV200 DNA segment encodes these proteins:
- the LOC107031316 gene encoding pleiotropic drug resistance protein 1, translating into MEPANLGNLRGSSLRGSISGSRRGSVSLRANSNSIWRNTGVEIFSRSARDEDDEEALKWAALEKLPTFDRLRKGLLFGSQGAAAEIDIDDIGLQERKNLLERLVRVADEDNEKFLLKLKNRIDRVGIDLPTIEVRYENLNIEADAYVGSRGLPTFINFMTNFLETLLNTLHILPSSKRQITILKDISGIIKPCRMTLLLGPPSSGKTTLLLALAGKLDSSLKVTGKVSYNGHELHEFVPQRTAAYISQHDLHIGEMTVRETLEFSARCQGVGSRYEMLAELSRREKAANIKPDPDIDIYMKASATEGQEANVVTDYVLKILGLDICADTMVGDEMLRGISGGQKKRVTTGEMLVGPSKALFMDEISTGLDSSTTYSIVNSLRQSVQILKGTAVISLLQPAPETYNLFDDIILISDGYIVYQGPRDDVLEFFESMGFKCPERKGVADFLQEVTSKKDQPQYWSRRNEHYRFISSKEFSDAYQSFHVGRKLGDELAIPFDRTKCHPAALTNEKYGIGKKELLKVCTEREYLLMKRNSFVYVFKFFQLTIMALMAMTLFFRTEMPRDTVDDGGIYAGALFFVVVMIMFNGMSEMAMTIFKLPVFYKQRDLLFFPSWAYAIPSWILKIPVTLVEVGLWVILTYYVIGFDPNITRFLKQFLLLVLVNQMASGLFRFMGAVGRTMGVASTFGAFALLLQFALCGFVLSREDVKGWWIWGYWISPLMYSVNSILVNEFEGSKWKHIAPNGTEPLGVAVVKSRGFFPDAYWYWIGFAALFGFTVVFNFFYSLALAYLKPYGKSQTVRPEDSENAENGQAASQMTSTDGGDIVSAGQSKKKGMVLPFEPHSITFDDVVYSVDMPQEMKEQGAGEDRLVLLKGVSGAFRPGVLTALMGVSGAGKTTLMDVLAGRKTGGYIDGDIKISGYPKKQETFARISGYCEQNDIHSPYVTVYESLVYSAWLRLPKDVDEKTRKMFVDEVMELVELEPLRSALVGLPGVNGLSTEQRKRLTIAVELVANPSIIFMDEPTSGLDARAAAIVMRTVRNTVDTGRTVVCTIHQPSIDIFEAFDELFLMKRGGQEIYVGPLGRHSCHLIKYFESIPGVAKIKEGYNPATWMLEVTASAQEMMLGVDFTDLYKNSDLYRRNKALITELSVPRPGSKDLYFETQYSQSMWIQCMACLWKQNWSYWRNPAYTAVRFIFTMFIALVFGTMFWDIGTKVSQSQDLFNAMGSMYAAVLFLGVQNASSVQPVVDVERTVFYRERAAGMYSAIPYAFGQVFIEIPYVFVQAIVYGIIVYAMIGFEWEAGKFFWYLFIMFTTLLYFTFYGMMSVAVTPNQNVSSIVAAFFYAIWNLFSGFIVPRPRMPIWWRWYYWCCPVAWTLYGLVASQFGDIQSRLTDEETVEQFLRRYFGFRHDFLPVVAGVLVAYVVVFAFTFAFAIKAFNFQRR; encoded by the exons ATGGAGCCTGCAAATTTGGGTAATTTAAGAGGGAGTAGTTTAAGAGGAAGTATAAGTGGAAGTAGAAGAGGAAGTGTAAGTTTAAGAGCAAATAGTAATTCCATATGGAGAAATACTGGGGTTGAGATATTTTCAAGATCAGCTAGagatgaagatgatgaagaagcaTTAAAATGGGCAGCACTTGAAAAATTACCAACTTTTGATAGATTAAGAAAAGGTTTATTGTTTGGTTCACAAGGTGCTGCTGCTGAAattgatattgatgatattggtttacaagaaagaaaaaatttacttGAAAGACTTGTTAGAGTTGCTGATGAAGATAATGAAAAGTTCTTGTTGAAACTCAAAAACAGGATTGATAG AGTTGGGATTGATTTGCCAACAATAGAAGTAagatatgaaaatttaaatattgaagCAGATGCATATGTGGGAAGCAGAGGATTACCCACATTTATCAACTTCATGACTAATTTTCTTGAg aCATTGTTAAATACTCTGCATATTCTTCCAAGCAGTAAGAGGCAAATCACTATTCTTAAGGATATTAGCGGAATAATTAAACCCTGCAGAATGACTTTGCTTTTGGGACCTCCAAGTTCTGGGAAAACAACATTGTTATTAGCTTTAGCTGGAAAACTTGATTCTTCTCTTAAG GTGACTGGTAAAGTGTCCTATAATGGACATGAACTACATGAATTTGTACCACAAAGAACAGCAGCTTATATTAGCCAACATGATTTACATATTGGAGAAATGACTGTAAGAGAAACTTTGGAATTCTCCGCGAGATGTCAAGGAGTTGGATCTCGTTATG AGATGTTAGCTGAACTATCAAGAAGAGAGAAAGCAGCTAATATAAAACCAGATCCTGATATTGACATTTACATGAAG GCTTCAGCAACAGAAGGACAAGAAGCCAATGTTGTTACAGATTATGTTCTTAAG ATTTTGGGACTAGACATTTGTGCGGATACTATGGTGGGAGATGAAATGTTAAGGGGTATTTCTGGTGGACAAAAGAAGCGTGTAACGACTGGTGAAATGCTTGTTGGACCATCAAAGGCACTTTTCATGGATGAAATATCGACTGGATTGGACAGTTCCACGACATACTCCATCGTGAATTCCCTAAGGCAATCTGTTCAAATCTTGAAGGGAACTGCTGTTATTTCTCTGTTGCAGCCTGCCCCCGAGACCTACAACTTGTTTGATGATATCATTCTGATATCGGATGGGTACATTGTCTACCAAGGCCCTCGTGATGATGTGCTTGAGTTCTTTGAATCCATGGGATTCAAATGTCCAGAGAGGAAAGGCGTGGCCGACTTTTTGCAAGAA GTGACATCAAAGAAGGATCAACCACAATATTGGTCAAGGAGGAATGAGCATTATAGGTTTATCTCATCGAAAGAATTTTCTGACGCGTATCAGTCTTTCCATGTTGGGAGGAAACTAGGCGATGAGCTTGCGATCCCATTTGACAGGACTAAATGCCATCCTGCTGCTTTGACTAATGAAAAGTACGGTATAGGAAAGAAAGAGCTCTTGAAGGTTTGCACTGAAAGAGAATATCTACTAATGAAGAGGAACTCATTTGTTTACGTGTTCAAGTTCTTTCAG CTTACAATAATGGCTCTTATGGCAATGACCCTCTTTTTCCGAACTGAGATGCCACGAGATACAGTAGATGATGGAGGCATATACGCTGGTGCTCTCTTTTTCGTGGtggttatgattatgtttaacGGGATGTCTGAGATGGCCATGACAATTTTCAAGCTTCCGGTCTTCTACAAGCAAAGAGACCTTCTCTTTTTCCCTTCATGGGCTTATGCAATTCCGTCATGGATCCTCAAAATCCCCGTAACACTTGTTGAAGTCGGTCTTTGGGTGATCCTTACGTACTACGTCATTGGATTTGATCCTAATATTACAAG ATTTCTGAAACAATTCTTGCTGCTCGTATTAGTAAACCAGATGGCATCAGGATTGTTTAGATTCATGGGTGCAGTTGGAAGGACCATGGGAGTTGCAAGTACATTTGGAGCATTTGCTCTTCTTTTACAGTTTGCATTGTGTGGTTTCGTTCTTTCACGAG AGGATGTGAAAGGCTGGTGGATTTGGGGGTACTGGATCTCACCGTTGATGTATTCCGTGAACTCAATCCTTGTGAATGAATTTGAAGGGAGCAAGTGGAAACAC ATTGCACCAAATGGAACCGAGCCCCTTGGAGTTGCAGTTGTGAAATCACGAGGGTTCTTTCCCGATGCATACTGGTACTGGATTGGTTTCGCGGCACTTTTTGGATTTACAGTTGTCTTCAACTTCTTCTACAGTCTTGCATTGGCGTATCTCAAAC CATATGGTAAGTCACAAACAGTGAGACCAGAAGACAGTGAGAATGCTGAAAATGGTCAAGCTGCATCCCAGATGACTAGCACAGACGGAGGAGATATCGTCAGTGCGGGTCAGAGTAAGAAGAAGGGAATGGTTCTTCCGTTTGAACCCCATTCTATCACCTTCGACGATGTTGTATACTCTGTTGACATGCCTCAG GAAATGAAAGAACAAGGTGCCGGTGAAGATAGATTGGTACTTCTAAAGGGTGTGAGTGGAGCTTTCAGGCCTGGTGTTCTCACAGCTTTGATGGGCGTTAGTGGTGCTGGTAAAACAACTTTAATGGATGTTTTAGCTGGAAGAAAAACAGGAGGATATATCGATGGCGACATCAAGATTTCTGGCTATCCCAAGAAGCAAGAGACGTTTGCTCGTATTTCTGGATACTGTGAGCAGAATGACATCCATTCACCTTACGTTACAGTGTATGAGTCCCTGGTTTACTCAGCATGGCTGCGTTTACCCAAGGATGTTGACGAAAAAACTAGAAAG ATGTTTGTTGATGAAGTTATGGAACTTGTTGAGCTTGAACCCTTACGATCTGCCTTAGTCGGGTTGCCAGGAGTTAATGGTCTTTCAACCGAGCAACGCAAAAGGTTGACCATTGCGGTAGAACTGGTCGCGAACCCCTCTATTATTTTCATGGATGAACCAACTTCAGGGCTGGATGCAAGAGCTGCTGCTATTGTTATGAGAACTGTTAGGAACACTGTCGATACAGGAAGAACGGTTGTTTGTACTATCCATCAGCCAAGCATCGACATTTTTGAAGCCTTTGATGAG CTATTTCTCATGAAACGAGGAGGACAAGAGATATACGTTGGTCCATTGGGTCGCCATTCTTGCCATTTGATCAAATACTTTGAG TCGATTCCCGGGGTAGCTAAAATCAAGGAGGGTTACAATCCAGCTACTTGGATGTTGGAAGTCACAGCCTCGGCTCAAGAAATGATGTTAGGCGTTGATTTCACCGACTTATACAAGAATTCTGACCTGTACAGAAGGAACAAAGCGTTGATTACTGAATTAAGCGTCCCTCGCCCTGGTTCAAAAGACCTGTATTTCGAAACTCAATACTCACAGTCAATGTGGATACAATGTATGGCTTGTCTGTGGAAGCAAAACTGGTCGTACTGGCGTAATCCTGCTTACACTGCAGTCAGATTCATCTTCACAATGTTCATAGCACTAGTCTTTGGAACAATGTTCTGGGATATCGGTACCAAAGT GAGCCAGAGCCAAGATCTTTTTAATGCTATGGGATCGATGTATGCTGCTGTTCTCTTCCTTGGTGTACAAAATGCATCATCAGTGCAACCAGTTGTAGACGTTGAGCGAACAGTGTTTTACAGAGAAAGAGCTGCTGGAATGTACTCTGCCATACCTTATGCCTTTGGACAG GTTTTCATTGAAATCCCTTACGTATTCGTACAAGCTATAGTATATGGTATCATCGTCTATGCTATGATCGGATTCGAATGGGAAGCTGGCAAGTTCTTTTGGTACTTGTTCATCATGTTTACCACCCTCTTGTACTTTACATTCTACGGTATGATGAGTGTGGCTGTCACACCAAATCAAAACGTTAGTTCTATCGTTGCTGCCTTCTTCTATGCTATATGGAACCTCTTCTCAGGATTCATCGTTCCACGACCT CGTATGCCTATATGGTGGAGATGGTATTACTGGTGCTGCCCTGTTGCCTGGACCTTGTATGGTTTGGTTGCATCGCAATTCGGAGACATCCAAAGTAGACTAACTGATGAAGAAACCGTGGAGCAATTCTTGAGACGTTACTTTGGATTCAGACACGATTTTCTTCCAGTCGTTGCAGGTGTGCTCGTTGCATACGTAGTTGTTTTTGCCTTCACATTTGCTTTTGCTATCAAGGCATTCAATTTCCAGAGAAGATAA